The Lolium rigidum isolate FL_2022 chromosome 2, APGP_CSIRO_Lrig_0.1, whole genome shotgun sequence genomic interval ATGTATACAAAGAGGTTATTTTTTGAAACCAACGGCCAACAAAAGAAAGCAAAGCGACACAGTGAAACACATGCGGAAATGCAAGACGTGAAACAAATAGCCATACACATCCACAGGAGTACGTCCGTTTCCAAGTACTTCACTCACAGGGAGGAAGTAGTAGGTCATTATTCACGACTCACCTAGCAAAAATTGGTGACAAGCCTATCTCAAAGTTCCTTAAACATAAGGTTGCAACGTTACACCGATATCCCAACGAAAAGGGCATGCAGCAAGCTTGTAGGCACAGCTTGAATTAAGCTAAGCCTCGTCAAGGGCAAGAACACCTGGGAGGGGCTTGCCTTCCAGCAGCTCCAAGCTCGCACCACCGCCAGTCGAGATGTGGCTCATCTTGTCAGCGAGCCCAGCCTTCTCAACAGCAGCAACAGAGTCACCACCACCAATGATGGTCGTGACGCCCTTTCCGGTAAGCTCAGCCAACTGCTTGGCAATTGCCTGAAGAAACACAACAGTACTCAGCAACCAAAAAGAGGTAACAGATAGACAAATGGATGTTATGTGAGATTATACTCACATCAGTGCCTGCTGCAAACTTCTCAAACTCAAAAACTCCCATAGGACCATTCCAGATAACAGTCTTGGTGGTGTCCAAGGCATCACTGAAAGTCTTGATGGAATCCGGGCCAACATCGAGACCCATCCAACCATCAGGGATAGCATCGGCAGAAACAAtctataaaaaatgttcaaaaaaagTGAGCATCAGCAAAGCATGCTTTGGTGCAAAATGTCGCTTGAATCACACCAAGAGCACTAGGGTAATTGTGTAAAATGAACAAACCTTGCTTTCAGCATCTGGTGCAAACTTGTCAGCTACAACAACATCGGTTGGAAGCAAGAGGCTAACACCCTTGGCCTTTGCCGTTTCAATTAGTGAAGTTGCCAGTTCAAGTTTGTCTTCTTCCACAAGAGACTTTCCAACAGCTTTTCCCTGGGCTTTGTAGAATGTGAAGATCATACCACCACCAAGGATGAGGATATCAACCTTCGCCAGCAGAGACTCAATCACACCAATCTTAGATGAGACCTTGGATCCACCAACAATGGCAGCAAATGGCTTCTTTGGGTTGGCGACAGCTCCGACAAGGTAGTCAAGTTCCTGGGAGGATTAAAATAGTTAGGCACCCTGCTATTTTGTTCTGACATATTTGTTCCAAAGCTTATTGAAAAATCTAAGTAAAGCATCTTAACTATCAACCTAAGGTTGCTACATCAACAGATAGCAAATGATCTGTGTACTACTATGCCATGTCCAATGATAAATTTGCAATTAGCGTCTGCAGCAGGGAAGAGGTTGTTTCTTCTTTCAAAATGAGGATAAAATCACAGAGGCAAAATGTCATAATCCAACTAACATCAGCATGAAGTGAAAATTAAACAAACATGCACTTAGGATTGTAAGCAAATTATGTGCAGGAATTAGTTATCATTTCAGACGTACCTTCTGCATGAGGAAGCCAGCAACAGAAGGCCTCAAGAACTTGGTTACACCCTCTGTTGAAGCATGAGCCCTGTGTGCTGTGCCAAAAGCATCATTCACATAAAGGTCAGCAACTGATGCAAGCTTCTTAGCGAACTCAGGatcattcttctcttcctccttgtAGAACCTGACATTCTCTAGGAGCAGAACACCACCCTCTGGCAAAGCAGCAGCCAATTTCTCAACTTCCTCACCAATGCAGTCATTGGCCATCACAACCTATTGACAGAAGTAAAAAGTGTAGAATATAAGTGCTCTTAATCTAGTTGAAAGAGACAAGAGAAGTTGTCATGAACCCATAACGTACATCAACTCCAAGGAGCTCAGACAAGCGTGGAACAAGAGGCTTCAAGCTGAACTTGGGGGTGACACCTTTTGGGCGGCCCTGAAAATGCAATAATGAAATGCGTTAGGAAAGGGAAAATCAACAGTTACAGTACGTACAATTGATATCTCATTGTGTATCTGATCACATCAAGCAATGTAATTGGCATAAAAAATTTTCACAGAAGATATAAAATCTGGATTGGTTGGAAACACTGAACAATATACTCATCCGAAGATCAGAGCCGAAAGTTAGTTGTTGGTGACATAAAACCAGGTGAAAGCAACACAGTTTAGTCTGGATAGTTGTTGAATCAGTAAACTGTACATGGTTAAAAGGGTGAATTGTTTTAGTTATCAGGAATCCCATCAGATACTCTAATACTAGTTCGTATTCTATCCAGACAACATCAAACAACAATTTTGTAGATGTCAAAATGAGGGAGGTGCAAACAACTAGACATGTCCTTGTGACTGGTCCTACTCAAAGTCAGAAGACAATACTGAACAACCACAATTGAAGTTAAATTTTAGCGGTGACCAAGCAGACGAGAAAATAATAAACCAAATCTGTACAAGTGAAAATAGATATACACAAGTCGGGCAGGCATCCCTGAACTGTAATTCGCTCAAAATTGAGATGTAACTGTTAACATGCAACTGCAATATAGTAGGTTACGTTCATCAGAACAACTAATAATAACCAATCTAACGAGGAGGATCACATCAACTGGTTCAGATAGCCTGGCAACGTAGGTGGACATTTGCTGAACCTTAAGCAAAAGTATGAGCAGTTGTATAGCCACCGATCAAAATTCCGAAGCAACTCTAAATTTCCACATCACGTGATCAGACAGACaggcgggggattttataatttgccacactCAACCGCATCCAATCCTACCATAAATCACGCATCCAATCGAGATAATCAAATCCAATACTGGTAGTAGCATTTTTTTATCGATAATATAGTAAGCAGCAGCATGTgacggtgggtgggtgggtgggattTGGGCGCTCACCAGATGGCTGGCGAGGATGACCTTGGCGCCCTTCTCGATGAGGAACTTGATGGTGGGGATGGATGCGCGGATGCGGGTGTCGTCGGTGATCTTCTGGGCGTCGTCGAGCGGCACGTTGAGGTCGGCGCGCACGAACACCTTCTTCCCCTTGAGATCCGCCTCCCCGAGGGTGCCCACGCTCCTCTTGGTCGCCATCCCTGCACCAGAAACCAACACCGCGAGCGTCAATCACCACGCCGCAGCGTCAAACAACAGCgcaggaagcggcggcggcggatccgggCACGGCGAGGGGCGATCGGAGGAGGTGCTCACCGTGAGAAACCGGATCGAATCGGCGGCGATCTGGACGAGGGAGCTTTGGCCGGATGGtttgatggatggatggatgtggCGACGCAGGCCGGTTTTCCTTTCTTTATAGAGGGCGACGGCGTGGCGAGCGATGGGGGCGAATATTCGGGGGATTTGCGGTGGCGCTGTGTCGCTGACATGTGGGGTCCGGAGAGGTGGGACAGGGTGGCAGCGGCACGGGATGGTGTTGTCTGGGTGTGGCTTGGAGCGGGGGTAAGAAATGGCGCGGCGCCCACGGATTGCCGACGGACGGCCCGGATTCGTTTGATGGTTTTGGAAAATGGAGGAAAGGTGGGGATCCTTCTGGAGAGTTTGGTGCGTGGAAACGCTGGCACGGGCGGCTCGTCTTCGTGTGCCCCTGTCAGCCTGACCTCTGGGTTCACGGGCGCCTAATAAattggtcttcaagcacaagttggATTTTGAAGGAGAAATGCATATTTATTTTCGGAGAAAATTGATTGGGTTGTTGTTTATCGATTGGTACTAGCAATGAGCGACTTGGTGTCTGAGAATACACATGGAAGAACCAAATTCAAGATGACATATACTGTACAACATTttctatatactccctccattctagaTTAATAACAATTAGCATGGACCACTTCTTATTTTTTATTTAATAATATGTACATTCTTAAATTATTAGAAGGACAATTTTCACTCGCATACCCATCGATAATATATCTGCACCAAATCACACTCATGAAGTACTTATCCACCTCCATCCTCCACAAACACTCACTTTTTGGTATGCAAAATGCATGGCTGATATTTAATTGAGCTTTCGGTTAAGGAGAAGACGGTCTTTTTCATGTGATACCATAATTATAACACATGCTTGTGCGTGGATTATCAAGGTCATGTAGAACTAATAAATGATGATCTAATTTATCTAAAGTTTTCTAAGACAATGATTAATCTAGAATGGAATGGAAGGAGTTTACCATAGTACTATGACatctcaacaacaacaaaaaactagACAACTCTATTTAGCGCAAGTAATTGGAGAACTGTAATAAAAACACTAGCTCGTGATTTTTTGCTTATGCAACGAGCTCAGTGATTCTTGCCAGCCTTATGTGGCCATGTAGTCCTTACTACTTTGTCGTCTCGTGAGGTCTCCTTGCTCTTTTATCTTTGTCTTTCGGACTTCTCTATTATTCTTCCAAACCATTGCATGAATCTTTGTTCCCTGGTCCGCTTACATGGGAGAAGAAAGGTCCCAAGCATGACCTCTTGTTGTTGAAGCCGCAACCTCTTTCTGTATATGAAAAAGTCTGTGACAAGAAGATAATGTAACTTAGTCACTTTTGGTGACTTTCAGTTAATTCATCTTTTTCCCGAGTTTATGGATATTTATCATATTTTAAATGTTATAATTAAGGGCGTGAAGGTCCCACAACTTCCATTTTATATCAAGTTGCGGCACAATAGTTTGTTCCAGACATCATCCGCAGTTCCCAACAAGAGACACGATATATAAAACACACAAACATCAGTACAACTAGAAGCATGTCTAAGGGAATTACAAAGAAAGCAAACTCGCTACCATGAAAAACATTACCAtccacaaaacaaaacaaaatgtgATTTATACTTTTCTTACAACTACAGAATCTACATTTATCATCTCCCGAGAACTTAAAAAGTTGGAATTTTATGGTTTACCAACTAAATACTTTAACACTTCAAGGAATCCTAGTCAACCAAAAAGCTCAGAAATGAACTTTAGCATGACGTGTTTCTAAAAGCCGGGTACAAAACTTGAATCAAACAAACCATTACTCTCTAACGAGACGTCTACGTTTATAATTTTACTCGCCCAAGGCAGCATTCCATTATTTATAGTTCATTCCAATTCTTAGTTGTCTCCATCCAAACTCCAAAGACATCCCACGAATCACTAGTAGTTACCTAGCAACCATGATGTTAACCTAAAAGTTACTTAATATGTTGCTAAATATAAAACGTTTTGGCAAATCAATGGCTTGCCAAAACGTGTTATATTTAGAAATGGGTGGAGTTTCTTAATTATAGAATGAGCCAGAGTTTTTGGCTCGGTTTAAAAAAAGCGGACGGAGTTATAGATAAAAGCCTAAAAAGCATTCTCTGATAGATTTAGACACTGGACAAACATTTTGCCACAATCTCTCCTGATTACTATCACAGTTACACTCTTACGAGAGATTTGTATTAATTATGTAGATGCATTCATATTAGCGATAATTAATATAAATCGGATGAGGTACTATTTTTCTACCGAAAAGGTGAAGAACAACACTTCTACAGAAAATGTTGAGTTTAGCAGTACAGTGACATATTTAGCTCTAACAGTTCTcccattattttgtttttttccttcCTTTTGCAGGGagtaattttcttttcttctaGCAAAATCGAGCAGTACTGGGCCAAAACGAACCAAAAAGGTGCATTGCCCGAAAACATTCGATCGGGCCTGACGACCGGCAGTGGACGACGCCACGACGGCAACAGGAGAAGCAGCGCAACCCACCTCCGCGACCACACCAATGGCGACCGCCGCCTGCTCCCCGCCGCTCTCCCCCACCGCGGCCATCTCCGCCTGCCAAtcggccgccccctcctccaaGCGCTTCCTCCCTCGCCCCTGCCGCCcaccgcggcccaggccccgactCCGCGCGGGCTCCCTCAAGGAATGGCGCGAGTTCGAGGACGCCGTTGAGAGCAAGGACCTCTCGCGCGCGCTGCGCTTCCTGCAGTCGGTGGAGCCCGCGTATtatccggaggcgccgccgtcCGCGGGTACGCAGGTGGCGCTCCCCGTGCCGCCGGGCCGGGACTGGGAGGTGCTGGACGCCTgcatcgacgccgacgacatgCGGCTCGTCGGCCGGGCGTACCAGTTCCTCTCCGACCGCGGGGTCCTCGCCAACTTCGGCAAGTGCAAAAACATAGGTAAATGGCAGTCTCTCATTCATTTAATTTTCCCTTTTTTACTGTGATATAATTGAATCCAATTGAGGTTTTGTTATGCAAAATTACTATCCCAATTGCCGAACTGCATTCAAAATTGTTCTTGGTGCGGAAGTCATGTTATATGTTGCAGTGAGTTCGGTGATGTCTGCAGGGTTTATTGTAAAATCCAGCATTCTAGCGTGTGTATGGTGGTTAAGCTATCTGTGGAATTCGAAGCTGCGAACTGATCTGAAAGTGTATAGTAATTCGGATGCAAAAGCGTTCAGAAGTGAAAGTTTCCTGTGCACTGATTGATTCAAGGAATACCCTTAAAATTTGAATTTGCGTTACATTTTATTACAACAAGGCACTGATAATATTGTGTTAGTCAATGCATTTGCAATTCACATTTTTCAGCACTGACCAGTGTATGTGCATGCATTTGGCTGCAGTTCTGGAGGGGCCAAGAGAAGTTACACCAACAGTTTTAAAGGAGATGACAGGCCTGGAAGGTAAGAATTGAAGAAATACTCCCATCTCTTCCATCTGTACTGTTCCTTATTCAAAGATTGAGGTAGACCTTCACTTCTTTCTTCTCAATCTCATGCTGCAGTACTCCTTGCCTTagcaatggatctatgaaatataCTGATACACCAATTTGGAAGGACTTATATTTCTTCTGTAGCTCttatctttttcatgttttacttccGTCAGCTGCAAAGCTTGCACCGAAGAAGTGGGGTCTCTCAGGAAATTCCCCTTATGTTCTGGCTACATTTTTTGGAGGTGTATCCTTTCTTCTGACTCAAGGAGTTGATGTACGGCCTAACTTGGCCGCCATATTGGGGTTAGCAACAGCAGATGCGCTTTTTCTTGGTGGAACTTGTGCTGCTCAAATCTCATGTTTCTGGCCTCCATACAAGCGCAGAATCCTTGTACATGAAGCAGGCCATCTTCTTACTGGTATTGCTTTCATTCAGTTTCTCATACTTTTTTGTGGTCTTAAGTTCTTGTAACCAGTGGCAGGCCCAACACATCAGGAATGGGTGTTCAAAGATGAAAAAAAAGTTCTACTGTAATTAGTAAAGTTCACAAAATTAGAAGACAATTTACAATTTCATCTTTTTTTCCACTTCTTGCTTTATCGTTCGGGCAATTTATTGTACGGAAAAAATCAATCACCAATTATGATCATTGAGTAGAATTGGCTATTGGGGCCTTATACAGTAGATTGGCCCTAGGGACTAAAGAAATTCAAAGATTCTACTAAAACCATGGATCGAACTTGGGATTAGTTGATTCTAGAGATGCACAGATATCACCAAATTGACAGGGGAAGACACTGTTCTTATTGTAGCAATTTGTCAGTATTTATGAATAGTAGTCTAGTACAGCTATCTAGCTACTGAGTTCATGTCCCAAATTTGGGTGTGCATGTACAGCACTGCCCCCAACATGGGCCTGCCCCTGCTTGCAACCAATGCTACTTTGGGATGGTAGCTTTTACTTGTTAGTTTTGCATTCTGCAATTTGTATGACATCTGACTTATGAGACAAGCTTGTTACCCTAACCGATCTTACTTCCATGAACCTGGTTCTAGCTTATCTAATGGGTTGCCCCATACGAGGAGTCATCCTGGATCCATTTGTGGCATTGCGAATGGGCATTCAAGGCCAGGTACAACCGTATCTAATTTTCATGTTATATTGTATATATGTTGTGCCTGGTATGTTTTATGTCTATCGATCCAATGAAGTGGTGCTATTTCTGTCGATTATGAACATCACCTTGCTGTCTCAAAATTTTGACTTAGCTTTACATCCAACTGTTCATTCTCCTTATGTTCCTGAACACTGTttaagaaacaaagaaaaaatatttTGTTACCGGGTAGGATTTCGTTGCAGTTTTAGAACTAATTAGAAGCTTATACGCCTCACTGGACTAATATATAGTAGGCAAAGGCAAAAATATGTCTTGTAAGGATATATGACTAGAATTCGTTGCTTTGCATTGTACAGATTGTCACGTTCctttaatattttccaatgaagaaTCTTAGATATGCTTTTCAAGCTTTCATAGAGATCTCAAGGATATTATATCATACCTCTGCAGGCTGGGACACAGTTCTGGGATGCAAAAATGGAGAAAGAACTCGGTGAGGGTCATCTATCTAGTACAGCATTTGACAGGTATGTAAACTACTGTGTTTCAGTGTA includes:
- the LOC124691184 gene encoding phosphoglycerate kinase, cytosolic translates to MATKRSVGTLGEADLKGKKVFVRADLNVPLDDAQKITDDTRIRASIPTIKFLIEKGAKVILASHLGRPKGVTPKFSLKPLVPRLSELLGVDVVMANDCIGEEVEKLAAALPEGGVLLLENVRFYKEEEKNDPEFAKKLASVADLYVNDAFGTAHRAHASTEGVTKFLRPSVAGFLMQKELDYLVGAVANPKKPFAAIVGGSKVSSKIGVIESLLAKVDILILGGGMIFTFYKAQGKAVGKSLVEEDKLELATSLIETAKAKGVSLLLPTDVVVADKFAPDAESKIVSADAIPDGWMGLDVGPDSIKTFSDALDTTKTVIWNGPMGVFEFEKFAAGTDAIAKQLAELTGKGVTTIIGGGDSVAAVEKAGLADKMSHISTGGGASLELLEGKPLPGVLALDEA
- the LOC124691185 gene encoding uncharacterized protein LOC124691185, giving the protein MATAACSPPLSPTAAISACQSAAPSSKRFLPRPCRPPRPRPRLRAGSLKEWREFEDAVESKDLSRALRFLQSVEPAYYPEAPPSAGTQVALPVPPGRDWEVLDACIDADDMRLVGRAYQFLSDRGVLANFGKCKNIVLEGPREVTPTVLKEMTGLEAAKLAPKKWGLSGNSPYVLATFFGGVSFLLTQGVDVRPNLAAILGLATADALFLGGTCAAQISCFWPPYKRRILVHEAGHLLTAYLMGCPIRGVILDPFVALRMGIQGQAGTQFWDAKMEKELGEGHLSSTAFDRYCMILFAGIAAEALVYGEAEGGENDENLFRSLCILLNPPLSVAQMANRARWSVMQSYNLLKWHKKAHRAAVKALEGGHSLSVVIRRIEEAISSDR